The Spinacia oleracea cultivar Varoflay chromosome 2, BTI_SOV_V1, whole genome shotgun sequence DNA segment TTAAGAATAAGCCATTTATAATAGAATTTTAATACAACTGTCAAATCAAAACATGCCTGAAGAAGCCTTCGCATGACATCAAGTACGGTAGtttttcgaattaaattcgcCTGCAACAAGTTAGGAACAAAATTAGCCATCAACTGAAATTCCTGATAAAATACACTATTCCTGGAAGCAGTTTCTTTTTTCCAAAGCAATGCAGTTTACaattaaacaaaaaagaaaaaaagagtatTCCCATCATCAACGGGCTTGCTCTCCTTCTATCTTGTGACTTTGTCACATCGAGCAGTTTGGCTATACAAGTTTTGCGGGGAATTTGGAGAGAAGTCTCTCCTGATATATGTATTCCTGACAGTTCTTTGGCTTTGTGATTATATGAACCATAACAGAACTTTATAAAATAAAGCTAGTGATTAGTGAAGATGAAGAGGGATATTGTTTTATTGAGGTTCTATCCAGAGTTTTTCTTCAATTATGTGTAGCATGATCGGCACAATActtatatttgattttttttcccccATTTAATGTATGTGTTAAGTGTTCTTATCCTACACCCTATTCATAAAAGAAAATTTCCATAATATTTCacttaaaaatataataaattcaGGAATCAAGGTGTGGAAATGTCTTATTTATCATCAGATCACAGGGATTATGAGTTTCACCCTGTACATTAGCAAATTACAGAGTAAAACTGGAAATTGTGTGGAAGATTGGAGGCTAAAGGTGGAGGCAACTGAAGACTGTCAGGTTTTTCAAGCAACACAAAGCTTCCgaaaaaaattgaataataataaatttccGGGAGATGAAAACAAAAAACTGCATTTACATATACACAACCTTACCTGACGCTCAACCGTAAGTGGAGTATATCCAGTCATTAGAAAATGGCATCTGGGTGTAGGAATCAAAGAAGCGAGAAGACCAACCAAATCATTGTTCATATACCCTGGATACCGCAGTGTGGTTGTGCTGGCTGACATTACAGTAGAGACCAGTGAATTGGTCTGAGCAAAAGTAGGATTTGAAAGATGAAGCCGTTCCACCGCAATTCTGTTTAATGCAGTATTATCCAAAACCACAACACAGTCTGCATTGAGGGTCAGACGCTTAAGCGTCAACAAAGAGTTGTAAGGCTGCACCACAACATCACTCGTTTCCATCTGATTGGGAAACACACTATATGTCTGAACGAGCTTTTTGCTGTAGCGATCATTCAGGGTTTCCAGCAGATACGAACCCATACCTATTAGGAAAAAGATGTGCAAAAGAGATTAAATCACGTAATGCCATGCACTAGCATAAATGTGATTCCATCCACACTTCATGCATTTCAAGGCACGTCAATGCTCAATACTTCATTCTTTTCACCTTATTCTTTTCCTGTCCACGAGTATACTTATTAAAGCTTCAAAGGAACCTAGAAGAACATACTTTTAATTTCCATTTCTATATCAAAGAATCAGAAGGCAGCAGAAAACAACAAATTCTACAGACACGGAATAGAATATTTCTGACCTGACCCTGTTCCTCCAGCAATCGAATGACATAGAACAAAGCCTTCAAGACTATCACTTCCATCTGCTTCTCTATCAATCATGTCCATGATGTCCTCTTCAACATTCTTCCCCTGAGTGTACAAGAAGTCTACATCAAATTAAACACCAACAGAATACCAACGTATAAGAGACAGTAAATTACTAAATCAACATCAATTTACAACGCCTTCTTAAGTTCATCTTACTTTCCATATCCCCTGTTTCAAGCAAACCACAAATTATGATTAGCTGTCACGAGAGATCGCGCAGGTTGACCTTAGAATATGCCGCCTAGCTTCAAATTTTATGATTCATaagtaattaaattataaagacCACCCTTAACTTGGAAAGATGACATGTAATGGTGTCAAGTTTGATGATACACTTAGACTCAAACTTTAACTGAAACCCTCAATTTGATTTAAAATAGACCTAAATATGAGCAAGATATCCTGTCctcgacccaacccaacccaaacATTCATTTAAGGTGGTAGTCTCATTTGCTAAAGTACAGCAATATTACTATCCACACATCTCCGGTACAAGGAAAAGATCAGGACACGATGTTTGGAAAAGTAATAAAAGGACCACAAATAGGTTTACGCACGGTAAAAGAAATCAGAAGGAATCTAATAATCTTAAAGAATAGTGGTTAACCCAGTGGAGAACTTGTGAAAAAGACATGATACATGCACACTCAAAATGTAATGTTTACAGATGCAAATTACAGAAAATTTTAAAACAGAAATGAATCATTGAGGAGATTTTTGACGAAGTAGCAACAGTCAGGAAAGatggggaaaaaaaaaaaacacagtaATAGCACATGAATAAGCTCAATGCTTGCTCCTTTTCTCAGAGAAATGagtaatcaaagctaagtaaagCTTCAATATCAGAAAACTGTGCAGTATCACAGTCTACGAAAGATCATCCAGGATCTCCAAAGCATCTTTACACGTTTACCCTTTAGAATCTCGATTGATCCAATATCATGAGGCAGTTTGCTGAATATTCAGAATGAATCTAATCAGGCAGAGTAAATGGCTGATGCAACAAAACAGGGATAGAGATGAAAGAGCTTTCAGGACATCTACGTGTGTAAAATCATACAATATCAAGTTAACCACTAAAAGAAAGTACTCCAGTCAACTGAGATGTTGGTGCTGTAGGCAGGAAAAATAAAATGTTTGACACGTCTATATCTATGTTTTAGAATTCTAGGTACGCTGGTACACTATATAACAAATGTATATCTACAAACTAGTCTTCCAGAAATCTGCAGAACTAAAGAAAATGTTGAAAAAACAGGACTTAATGTGTAACAAAACAATTAGTAGCTTGATATCCACATtacaaaaatgaataaaatttaGAAATCAGCAAAAACAAGATTTTTCATATGAGAGATATACCTGGTGATATCCACTGGCCCAATTGTTTCCAGCCCCTCCACCATGATCTGCGACAAAAACATTTTCATGATTGTAGAGATTCCGGTATTCACTGTTTTGTATACCATTAATTACTCTAGGCTCTAAATCAATAAGTAATGCTCGTGGTATGTAGTGCTGGTCATCAGCTTGGTAGAAAAAGACATCTTTCCGGTCGCCTCCCTGCAGATAATTAATGCAAACAGCACACTTCAAAAAACCATCATATAAACGATACACCATagacaaatattttttttgctaagcatAGTTGGAATTGAATTAACTTCTTTTTTAATGAATTGCAGATCAACAGCAGTAAATAGAAGTGTTGATGAATGTGGGACAGTAAGATGATATGTGGTTAAAAGATCAGACTAATTTGTAACAACTATTACGTCATTACATGTAAAAGCATGCACTATAGATAGAGAAAATAATCCGGAGGGCAAAAGATACCGAGGAATCTGGAGAAGCAGAGAAGGGAGTAGCAAGTCAACTACAGAGCCTGGACTGAGGTTATGTCTCAAAACTAATTGGCAGAATGGTTAAGTCATCAACGAGGTTATACAATAAGGCACTTCATCGTCATGGCTTATCAAAAACCCAATAAACGTGACCATCAGTGGTAAACCTGCATACTCTTCCTACTGTAGAGGGATCCCAAAACATCTATCCAATTCCTATACAGAGCACTTCTATAAGCCAAGAGTTGGGGGCTTGGGCATACCACATTACCACCAACGAGGTCAAACAAATCCACGTTCAACATTATCCTCGTAGTGAAAGTGTGCAATACGTCCAAGCTGAGCTAAAAACACCAATTGTTGGGAGAGATATATGGAGGAGAACTAGCACAAACACATAGCATCCAGTGAGGTTACCTCCCAAATCACTTGGCTAAGAGTGGAGTAGGTCATAAGCCCACAAAAGTCACATATTAGAGCACTTCACTACAATTTTCGATGTAGGACTTAATCACTTATACAAGCCCCACAAAAAGGGAACAAAAACGACTAGTATTTAGACATGATGAGTTGATGATCACTGACTAGTTGGCAAAGTGCACGCACTAAGCATATACATGAAAACTGTTCAACAATCAAAGGCTGCCTAGAGGATATTTATGCTGATTAATGACACACAAGTCACTATCTAGAGTAATGACCTTCTCATGTCACTAGCAACATCCATATCATGTATTCAATAATTCAACACGTATATGAACATAACATTTATAATGCCCCTCTTAGAATCTCTGGTTAGAATGCAGGAAAAATTCATTCAATCCTCGAGGAAAAAGGAATTTTGAAATCTCCCTTATCTAGAAAATCATTGAGTTCTTATAACAGCTTTAATGGTTCAATTTTAACTATTGCCACTTCAGCCTAAAAGATGAGATTTACACTTTTCTTGATTACAACATCAATTCCTTTTAGTCTGCCTTTTTTCGTGATAGGTGGTGCTCCCTTAAGACACTTGCTACGGGAACATGAACCAATAAAGGGCCAACCAAAAACTAGTACCAAACACGAGCAACAACTTTAGTTACGCAGACTACCAAGATAAACCCTAAACCCAGAATGACACGAAATGCAGAAGAAACACTCCAATAATCAGCAAAAGAATGAGGTTTGAATTAGttcattttaaaaaaatgaaaaagctACGAAATACTCCAATTACAATACTCAAAATTGCAGTACAATGCAGTACTCAAAATTCTTCATAATAATCTTTGCAAAACGCTATTCCCATAAACCCTACCTGCAACAGCTAAATATAAAATAATCCAACAGTTCCTTATAAACAGATGGGATTCAATTGCAAGgttcaacaacaaattaagAAAATCCGAGGCAATCAATCAACAAAACAAACAATATATTCCTCTCAGCTCATAAAATTGCATACAAATGAAATTAAATTCTCAAATGAAGCAATAAAaccctaaaataaaaaaatggatAGAATAAATTGAAACCTGAGTAGCGAAATCTTCGAGAATACCATCTTTGCTGATGCCGTGTTCGAGACAAAGCTGTTTCCAGAACTCCATACCGATTTGATTCCCGCATTGTCCGACTTGAAGCGTTATGATTTCTCGAGGCATTTTTGCAGTTCTGTTCGTCGggaaatttctagggttttggaggGTTTTCTATATTATCTCACTCTCACTTTACTCTCTCTCACTGGCGGGGAAGAGCTTTTGAAAAGAGAGGGAAAAACaataacaaagaaaaaacaaaggtCAAAATGATGATGGATCACGATTCACGATGGATGGAGGTGGTGGGGCGGACAACAGGGAGAAATCATTGCCAATTTTGAGACTAATCAGTTAAGTAATCAGTAATCAGTAATCAGtaatcactaatcactaatcaGCGTTACTACTCAAGCGTAGTTCCTGGCTTGTTACTATCGCTTGTTAGTTGTTACTATCGACTACGGAGTACGGAGTAGCTCGCAATCTTGCCTTGTCAATCATTAAAGAATTTTGGGACCAATGAATCGATGATGTATTGGTTTGATGGTTAAGATTGAAGGTTTGTGTACGATAGGTTTCAGGTTCGAATCTTGCTATTAGTTGATAATTTATATGGCAATTGGTTGGCTAGGTAATCACTTTTAAGAAAATTCAATTGTTTCTTTGTTCTGTAGTAGTATGCGAAATAATTTATGTTTATCAGTTAAGAATACTCTTTGGATTTGCATTCATGTGTATATATATTCCTAAGCACTCATATCATTCTATCCGGGTTGCTTGGACGTCACTTGCTCCTAGCACCCttaaaatcaatcaatcaatacctagtatttaaaaaacataaCCATCTCCATTTTAAGGACACGTAAACAACATTATTTTGAAGACACGTGACACACATGTAAGCAACACCAAAATGACACGGGTACAATTCTCCTACTTTttccatttttattttcatttattggGTCATCTTCTGTCATATGTCCGTTCGTCGAAcaggcccaaaaactagtttattttaatttgataGTTATATTCGCCATAACTCGAGTGAAGCAGGGGTCGTTATTAGGGATCACCTGAGAAATAATATGGGTAATCGCTCTTACATCTGGGAGCAACACACACCCTTTTCTAGCAGAAGCTATAGCACTCCACAGTAGATTATTATTGGCAATTGAGAATAATATTAGACATGTTTTCATTAAGGGGGATAGCTTAATAATTCTTCAGATTTTGCAGGCTAAGTGCCCTTGGAAATTTCAGTTGTTTGGATGACAACAAACAACTGCTACTTGGTGCCTAGTGAATGTAAATCAAACACATACTTTCTAGGAAAATCTTATTATATAAGGGAACTCCTAGGTCAATTTAGTAATTGCACTTTTGGTGTCCTCTTATGAAATAGACTACAATACCCTTGATGATAATTTAGATTaaaagaaaacataaaactaattaaattaactagcttttgagctcGTTCATTGAACGGGCGATTATATAGTGGTTGTGAAGCTGtattttaaagtgttgattttattGTGGGTTACGTGATTTTAGTGGGAATATATAATTTATATAGAGGtcaaatttaaaatttgaaaatataCAAATTAGATGCTGAATTGATATTGAGTGCTAAAGCGGGAGATGGAGTGCAAGACGTTGAATGAATATATGTATTAAATGGTAAATTGATGTTAAAGGATGAAGATGTAGTGGAAGAGAGGTTGAAGATGTAaaataaatacttcgtataacaaacaacaaaaggaaaaataaaaataaaaaaatggatGAAAGATGGAGGTGACACGTGGTGGATGAAAGATGCAGGTGACACGTGTCGTCTAACAATCAATGGtattcctttttaaatactactaggtatagattattTCAATCATGTTAAAATGTAAGGTGCTATAAATGTTACACGAAGTATTTCTTTTTTCCAATCAAATATTCAATCACCCCATTATGTTGATTAATTATCTTAATCACGCCCAAAACTCACCAGTAATTCCCTATAAGTAGCATCGTACTCCAAATATTCCAATCATGCAAGTAATAATTAACATGTCCTTGATGATCGTTAGTTGTAAAATATACGAAATGTTTGATGGCAAAGATTGAGATTTCATATGATTGATCGATTTGAGAATATATATAGATCGAGTACATAGTATTGGAAAcattaattattataataatatattGGTAAaacactatatatatatatatatatatatatatatatatatatatatatatatatatatatatatatatatatatatatatatatatatatactgcCATTAGAAAACtatcatgcataatatcaaacATTAATTTGTATCCTTAACAAACCCTTTCAAGTTGGAGCATATTGTGGATTGAAAGGGATTATAACAACTCCATAAAGTCACCATAGAGAATTCTCGATCAAATTACTCATTAAGCAAGGGAACACATGAAACACACAAACTTAAAACTCCAAATTAACCTAATATATATAATTACTCCTAAGACTCCATGCATAATATTccttaattatttaaattatcaTATAAGCACACATGCATTACACGAATGTGCAAACTTATTAATTAGCTAGATCGAGCTGAGCTAGGTATATTATATATAGATGGGATCATATCGTCTACCACAAGaaagctccgatgacaaagttTCTCTTGTGATGAATATCACCGGAAACAGGGAGTCCGTACTGATTAAGCAAGCAATCAAGCCTCCATTCAGGCATGACTTCATAATCGGCGCGACTATACTTTGGATAATGAACTGGCATTTGAAACCCATGCACCGTCTGCCATTGCTGCCCTCCTTGCTGCCCATTCTTTACACTTTGCCTACTTGCTATTTGCTCCATTTTTACTAGCTAGTATACTTTTCCAATAATAATTTATAAGTAATTTATAAGTAATATGGTTTAACAATTAACATAATATACATAATGATGTATGATCTAGTGTTTATATAGGCAATATGTGTACGTTTTTTGTGGACATTACGTTATCTTGCCCTACAATCAATCAATATCGTCTTGTGGACATACCAAGGCTCGTGATATCTGATCAGTTATCATATTGATATTAGTGCCCGACTTTATTATTAATCTCACCTAACTTTTCAAAGGTTATTATTATTTCCGCTAAATATTTTTGGAACATACATAACTTAATCACATGCACACACGTCTAAACGATTAGTCGATTGGAGTTGGTGGAAAATTCACCTTATAACTTGGAGGTCATAGTTGCAAAATGCTTGAGAGTGACTCAAACGAAGACATGCGTAGCCGGGCTGGTTAACATGTACTAGGTGCTGGTTCGGTCGGCTTCCTTCTTCTTACCTATCCTTAGGAAGGTAatgttatgtataaataattacACGTGATTTTGTCATAACATTTCAACTTAAACATCCATGCCAGTAAAAAGATGCGTTTATATTATATTGATGCTTATTTATCGATtatgaaaacaaaataaaactatTGATCGATCGATCCACGGAATTAATCATGGGTGCTGAATTATTAGTTAGCACTGTTTAGGAAAAATTGTGGTGCTAAGATGATGAGATTATTATAGTGGTGGTTGAGTAATGGATTAATGGTAGACAATTAATCCGTCTCTTGGAGTTTGCTATGGTCACCACTCACCAACTTATCTCTTCTCCTCTGATGCTAGTATGCTACTGTAGATAAATTtaagaataataaataaacgTATACAAATATAAATGGGACTTAATTTACATATTGTGTCGTgttgaaaaaataaatgaaagtTGCGTCGGTTTTCCAAAAAATTTGAGTGGAATAAAGGGTATTGAGTATCAAACCAACTTAATTTTTGTGTAAGGTACAGATTAAATCACAAAATGAATCAACtattttcaaattcaattttcccttaatatgtttttattacaattttaattttcaaattacaTTAAATAACTCGGGACGTCACCCTGTTCTATCCCTGGTTCTcgttggtaaaaaaaaaataaaaaaaaaaataagttgtGCCCGACATCATAAACTGCAAATTAGTGTAGTAGTTGGAAACTTGAGGCCACAAAAGTTGGTTTGGGGCATTGAGATTACTACTTTAAGTTATAACCAGCAGTTCGATACAATGCTTTCCACATCAATTATTGCAAAGTTTTGACATTTGATTTGTGTGCATCTACAGTTTGCATCATGTCCGATGTCTTGTGTTTCTTTTACGCATAGCACACCCGATTTACCGGAGCACGGGTCGCACACCTTGCTTATGGTAGGTGAGTCTCCCAACAAAATTTCTGCATACGGCGAGACTTGAACCCGATATCTCCCTTAAGCGGCACGTCTTGTGTTTCTTGTATACCTACTgtattattttacttttttaacTACGTATTTAGAATTAGGGAGATTTAATCTTTGTTCTccctactacgaggagttcctaCCGCGTTAGGCGAGTGGACAAATCTTCCTCGAAAGTTtgctaattttatttttgtaacaACTCCGTATTTAGAATGGAGTTCACATGATAGGACGAGGATTTTGAGGCGTATGGTTAAAAGTGGGAGAACCGAAAATTTCTGTTTGTATAAGCTTGAATTGCAAATTGTTCATAAATGCAATCTAGAGAACggcatataaatatatatataggaaTTATTTGCCATCCATGTCTTTGGCTGAAATTCAGCAATGAAAGCAGCAACAAGGATGAGGTCACTTGGTGCATCGCTAAAATTAGAATTTGAGGAAAGGACTCcaaaaattggaaaaaaaaacagCAAAATGCTAAAATTTTCAGGTAGCATCAATATGGATTTTGCATGGTACAATATTTTCTGCTTCAATTGAAATATATTGGTTCATAATTTTCATGTTATTCTGAAAAAAAAGAAGTTCCAAGACCAATTCATACCGCCTATTTCACTATAAATTTGTTAAAGGAATACAAGCAACTTCTGTACATGGAATCCACCAGTTTGGCCGAAAATTTCCAgtttgacaaaaacaatttcATCAGAAGAATCTATCCATAATAACTCCATGCAAGCTCTAACATCATGTAAACATTTCATGCTACCGCGAAAATTACACATTCCATTAGCCCTGACAACATAAAGATTGCGCCCCGTTTGCAGAATCTGACAGGAATGGAGCATTTCCGGCAGATTGGCGAAGTTCTGGGTAGTCTAAAGGCATTGATGGTATTCCAACACAGCATTCAAATCAATCAAAGGCAATGCTGTTTTCTCTTTGATGCTCTAACCTTGGCTTATGAGACAATTGCAGATGAAATGAGAACCAACTTAAGATTTGAAGATAAGCATAGAAATTGGAGAATCCTCGAACAACCCTTCAAGGAACTCCACAAGATACTTCGAGAAGCTGATACATATGTCAGAAACTGTTTCGAGAACAAGGTTTGGTGGGCCAAAGCCATATTATTGAACCAAAATCGAGACGCTGTTGAAATCCATATGCATAATCTTCTTTGCTGCATTCCAATTGTTATTGAGGCAATAGAAACTGCAGGAGAATTATCCAGTTGGGATGATGATCAGATTAATAAAAGGAGGCTCGTTTGGTcaagaaaatatcaaaatgAATGGAATGACCCTAAACTTTTCAAATGGAAACATGGGAAACAATACATGGTTACTGAAGAATTCTGCAATCGGATTGATGCAGTTTGGAAAGAAGATCAATGGAATTTAGTTGATAAAATCCGGGAAAAAAGAATACCTGGATCAACAAAGTACGGGCAACAGTTGATGAATCTTCTCTTGAAGAATTTGGATGTTACAGGGTCCTTGAATGGAGAGCTTTTACCATGCTCAGTTTTGCTGAATTCAAAAGACTACCAAGTAAGAAAACGGCTGGGAAATGGAGGCGAATACAAAGAGATATCCTGGTTGGGTGAAACCTTTCTTCTTCGACATATTAAAGGAAACATAGAGTCTCTAGTTCCTGAAATAACTCAACTATTATCTCTTTCTCACCCAAATATACTACAGTTTCTTTGTGGTTTCTTGGATGATGAAAAGAAAGAGTGTTTCCTTGTTACAGAGCAAATGAGCAGGAATCTTTGTACCCATATTAAAGAATTTCATACCCTAAAGAAGCACATTCCACTTCCTTTTCCTGTTGCATTAGACATAATGCTTCAGATAGCAAGAGGTATGGAGTATCTTCACTCAAAGAAAATATATCATGGTGATTTGAAACCTTCAAACATTTTCACCAAAGTGCAAAACCATTCTTCAGAGGGTCATACTCATATCCATGTAAAAGTTACAAGATTTGGTCTATCATCAGTGACAAGCCTCTCTCAAAAGAATTCAAACCCAGGTGAGGAACTATCATACATCTGGCATTCACCAGAAGTCTTAACAGAGCAAGAAGAATCAAAAGGTGGAATGGATGCAAAGTACACAGAGAAGTCTGATGTGTACAGCTTTGGTATGATCTGTTTTGAACTTCTAACAGGAAAAGTCCCTTTCGAAGACTCTCATCTTCAAGGAGATAAGATGAGCCGAAACATAAGAGCTGGGGAAAGGCCGCTCTTCTCACATCACTGCCCAAAATACGCAACAAGTTTAACTAAGAGATGTTGGCATTCGGATCCAGATCAACGGCCAACTTTCTCGTCCATTTGCAGGATACTTCGTTATATAAAAAGATTTCTCGTGATGAACCCAGATTACAACCACCCAGATACACCTGTTCCTCATATTGATTACTTTGACATTGAGTCAGGGCTTCTTAAGAAATTTCCTTCTTGGATGAGCAATGAGCCATATCCTGTTTCGGAAATTCCATTTCAGATGTTTGCATATCGAGTAACGGAGAGGGAAAAATGCATATCCAATAGCAAAGATTCCTCAGAATCTGGCAATGAAGCAGCTTCTATTTCTGGTGATGAGCATGTGGCAACTGCAGATAATCCTCTTCTCTCCGTCACAGaaaggaagaatccaattcCTGATGACTATATGAAAAAGAGGCGTTCGTTAGTTAGTAGGTTTCCAGATACAAAACCAAATAAATATCCAGGTATGCTTGCACAGTTGCACCATATTTTAGAACTTAGAAGTTTCTCCCACAACATAATTTCGTCATTGGAAGACCTCACATATTTTATCTTTAGTATCTCCATAAGCAATCATaaaactttttatttaaaatgatCATGGCAACTTTAAGGATAGCAATTATGCTTTCATTCCACATATGATAGTGGTATTACAATAATTAAGTTCCTTTGAAGACCTAAGAAAAATTAACAGACAGACTGAGTCAATCACTGGAATGGTGAATTTGGTAATGggaaaatttcaaaatattatttttaaaccTATTTAGAGACTTTAACGGTGTGTTTGGATAACAAAATAGGGAATGGAAGGgaagaaaaagaggagaaaggggaggggaaagaaagggaaggggGAGGTGAGCTCTATTTACCCTCCAAATCTCCAATTCTGGAGGAATATAGTACTTATTAAATAGGGAGGGAAAATGGATCCCTCCCTTTTCCTTCCCCCAACCTTTTATCCAAACAAGGGAGCTTGTTCCCTTACCTTTCCCTCCCTTTCTCTCCATTTTTGCTTATCCAAACGTAGTGTAAAGTAGAAATCAGAAGGGAAAAAAATATAgagatttatggtggcaacatGTAACAGAGCATCATCTATTATGTTTGGTATCTCAGGAACACCTAAAGAGCGATCTCTAAGACCTCCTCAACTTTTACGCTGTTCAAGTAGTATGCACTTAACACCAGATAACCACAGGCTTCTTGTGAATTCCCGGATCCGGAGGAAGTCCGGCCATGCATCAGATTCTGAGTTACCATAAGCAATTAGGCCGACAGAAATCTCTTTTATAAACTAGAGAACACAACCTAATCAAAGTGTTGCCAAAGACAATTAGTTTTTTTTCCATTTCTCTTTCAGTTCTAAAAGCTCATTCACATACACTGTAAATCAAATAAGACATCTGTAATACTGTAGCTCTATAGCTGGAAGAAGCACATGTTAAGTAGGGAGAGGAAATAGTAGTTAAACATAGCTTCAGTAGTTCTTTTAGTTTTTGAAAGTAAAAATGATCTAATGTGTGATTTCTGAATTATAATGGATAATCACGCAATTTACTTCTTGCGCAAGGTATCTGAAACAACAGTGCATGCTTCTTTTTTCGTCTAAAGAGTCGCTACTAGGGAGGGGGGTAGACACAAGCATAAAGCTCGGTACTATACACTTGTCATGCTTAAAAGTCAAGGCATTGACAACCAGCTAGGACCTTCTTTACCAATATGatctttaatagttttaaacaATATTTCCTTGTGAATAAAGCAGTTTTACCAAACTCTCTAATCACCACACGAACCAGCAACCAAGGAAgaggattataacatgaaaatggTTCAATTTTGGTCTAATTTAATTACGTAGCGAATTACAAACCCGTACCCAATCTCATACTAGCTAATCAGGTAATAGTGGAATAAAGTTAGGGTAGAAGTAATATCACAGAAGAAGATGTCTAAAAATACTCAAAAGAGTCACAACTCAAAATTCCCTAAAACATACATAAAGGATGAGTTAGCAAATAGCATACACGAATTATTCAATAAGACAATAATGATTGCAGATAGAtgttgaaaaaaaaacataattactGACTATATCAGTAAGGTCGTACCCAGTGCACACAACTCCTGCTACTTAGCTTCGGGTTTGGGGAAGGTCCATCGTACGTAACCTTACCCTTATTTTACAAAGAGGTTGTTT contains these protein-coding regions:
- the LOC110790388 gene encoding tubulin gamma-1 chain, whose amino-acid sequence is MPREIITLQVGQCGNQIGMEFWKQLCLEHGISKDGILEDFATQGGDRKDVFFYQADDQHYIPRALLIDLEPRVINGIQNSEYRNLYNHENVFVADHGGGAGNNWASGYHQGKNVEEDIMDMIDREADGSDSLEGFVLCHSIAGGTGSGMGSYLLETLNDRYSKKLVQTYSVFPNQMETSDVVVQPYNSLLTLKRLTLNADCVVVLDNTALNRIAVERLHLSNPTFAQTNSLVSTVMSASTTTLRYPGYMNNDLVGLLASLIPTPRCHFLMTGYTPLTVERQANLIRKTTVLDVMRRLLQTKNIMVSSYARTKEASQAKYISILNIIQGEVDPTQVHESLQRIRERKLVNFIEWGPASIQVALSRKSPYVQTAHRVSGLMLASHTSIRHLFSKCLSQYEKLRKKQAFLDNYRKFPMFADNDLSEFDESRDIIESLVEEYKACESPDYIKWGMEDPDHLMSGEGNAAGMVDPNLPV
- the LOC110790407 gene encoding uncharacterized protein; protein product: MEHFRQIGEVLGSLKALMVFQHSIQINQRQCCFLFDALTLAYETIADEMRTNLRFEDKHRNWRILEQPFKELHKILREADTYVRNCFENKVWWAKAILLNQNRDAVEIHMHNLLCCIPIVIEAIETAGELSSWDDDQINKRRLVWSRKYQNEWNDPKLFKWKHGKQYMVTEEFCNRIDAVWKEDQWNLVDKIREKRIPGSTKYGQQLMNLLLKNLDVTGSLNGELLPCSVLLNSKDYQVRKRLGNGGEYKEISWLGETFLLRHIKGNIESLVPEITQLLSLSHPNILQFLCGFLDDEKKECFLVTEQMSRNLCTHIKEFHTLKKHIPLPFPVALDIMLQIARGMEYLHSKKIYHGDLKPSNIFTKVQNHSSEGHTHIHVKVTRFGLSSVTSLSQKNSNPGEELSYIWHSPEVLTEQEESKGGMDAKYTEKSDVYSFGMICFELLTGKVPFEDSHLQGDKMSRNIRAGERPLFSHHCPKYATSLTKRCWHSDPDQRPTFSSICRILRYIKRFLVMNPDYNHPDTPVPHIDYFDIESGLLKKFPSWMSNEPYPVSEIPFQMFAYRVTEREKCISNSKDSSESGNEAASISGDEHVATADNPLLSVTERKNPIPDDYMKKRRSLVSRFPDTKPNKYPGTPKERSLRPPQLLRCSSSMHLTPDNHRLLVNSRIRRKSGHASDSELP